GCACCGGATGCCACCGAGCAGAAGACTGGCATCTTGATACAGCCGTTCTGCTGCTACCTCATCCAGTGGTTGCCCCATTTGCGAAGCAATTTCTTGTAAGCTTTGTTGAATCGATAGCTGAATATCTGGTGGAAAAGAATCGTTCATAAATTTGCTTCAAGTTGACCGTACTTTCTGGGTTCACATATTTATATATTTTAGCGACACACTCGAATCTGGGGAATCACAACAAACTAGTCTTCCATAACTGTACCAGTAATTTCATCCATTTTTGAATGTCTGTATATGCTTCTTACAGTCACCTCCTGGGGTTGAAATTGGAATTGTCCTGGTTTAAATCCCCGATCGCATAATTTCCCATTTTCTTTTCTAGAAAAACCTCCAATAATTTGACCTTGTATTGTACAAATTTTCCAGCCATCATTGTATTTATTCGCTTTGAACTTGAGGGGAGATCCTTCAGTAAGTTTTGGTAAGAGTTGCGATCGCGCTGTTGTTGACAAAAATCTCAGCCAACAGTTTTGAGGTATTGAACTATAGGAATCCTACTTGAATCTTGCTCAGTATACTTATAAGGAAAGCTTTGTACGTCAAGCTTCTAGGCAGCTTAGTTGTTCAAAAATCAAATAGGATGTCCTATATAATTACTTTAAGTAGGACTTGATTGTTAATTTAAGGTTCCGTAAAAGATGTTTATTAGAGGAAATTGGACGCAAGCCGTTCGATTTCCATCAAATCATGATTGAGATTATTTATGACCTTGATTAACTGCTCGATCTGATTTTTCAGGCTATTAGCAGTTTGTTGATAAATATACTTACGATTCAACGCCGAGCGTGCCAAATCCAAACATTCTTTTTTCATAGCTAGCACAGCGACTCGATACCATGCTTGGATTTCATTTTCAGCTTGCTTGTACTGTAATTCTAATTGCTTAACGTTTACTGTAGTGCTATCAATACTTTGCTGTATGCTGCATTTTATTTTGTTCAAAGTGTCGGGGTTGTCTAGAAATCTTGACAAACCGTAAACCCCAAGTCCAACCACTGCGCCCGCAGACACGACATGAGCCATGCCTATACTGAAACCCGTTCCAGCTAAAACTAATCCATTCAGATATCTCAATCACAAATCTGGGGCGCTTAGAGATACCAGTTCATCGAGGTTCGTTTGAATTAGAAAAGCTTTATTTCACAGTCACGGGATTAAGGCATGAACCAATAATTGTGGCAATTGCAACAATAGCGGGTAAAATGTGCGTGACATTTCGATATCTGGAGTCGCTAATATCCTGTGGGAGCGCACAAAGAATCAATGCTGGAGCAGTGGCGCGATTACGTCAGGCAATGGAATAACCATGCCCCCTTACCAGAGCGACTTATTAGTACTCACATTATAGCAACTCTAGCCAAGCGCCCTTATCGAGTGAATCAACCAAATAAAGCTTTTGAGCGCTTACTTGCCTCCAGAGGAAAAACTATCCAAGATTTACCGGATTCGTTTCGACCGCAAAAAACATCATGAGAATAGTTAAGAAGCTCCCACCTTGTTGCATCATCGGTAGAACTTCAGTTGAATTTTCAGCCCACAAAACAAGCTTTACGCTCTGAGAGCCTAATCCTTTACAAAGCTCGATCAATAAAAAGACAGGAAGTACGAGAAGAGCGATCGGCCTGATGGCATTCCATTTCTTACAACCCTATTATTAGCGACTCTTATGGATACTATTGATTTTTCTACGTCAATCACTCTTGATATTTTGTAACAATATCGTTATATTTATTTACATAAGTTAATAAATAAGGAAACGGGCTATGTACACTACTGTTAATGAAGACGGCGTCCTCAACAACTACCCAACTGAGACAAAAATGCAGTTTGCTGAATACCCTGCAATTTGGGAACAACGTCAATATGTTATCCAAGGCGTATTTGCGACATTATTGGTCACTACTCTAGTTCTGGTAGCTTTTGCGGCTGGTTAAGATTTGTGGATTTCGCTTCAAACTTTAATCAACATTTGGGGTTTTTATTTTCTCCCTGGCTTGATAGCCGGGGTTTTTCCATTGAAGCCAAAGGCAACTACCCCTGGCGATCGCTCTTCTGACGTTTAAACACCCAAGCCATTGTTCCTTTGTTGTGGCAGATAGTACTAGCGGGCGCGGAAATAAGGCAACCATTAGTAACAGACAACAAGCTTTTATTGTCAGCTTTTGCGCCTTCAGCATAACTGCCTCCGTACTTCTGCCTTCACGTACTAGATTTTTCGTAAGAGATGCTGAGTGCGATACGGCTTGCAGCCGTTAAGCTTCGCTTATCGCTACACTTTAGGTCACTTGAACAAGAAGGCAATAGGGAAAAAGGAGGAATATTTAGGACGCGCGATAAGCCCTTGGCTTAACGGAGTACAGCCGGCTCTCGCTCATAGTGGTTGCTTCACAATCATCGCCTCCGCAATTGCTTTGCTTGTTAGCGTATTCTAGTTAACAAAGGAAAAATTATGTGAAACTAGACTTGTAGGTAAAATTATCTCAAGTCATAGGAGTCCTTAGCGAATGATTCATCACATTTCTATCCCTGCTAAGAATCCATATCATGTTGCTTCGGTATTGGCTGAACTGTTCAATGGGTATTCTGCTCCTTTCCCATCTCATCCAGACAGCTATGTGGCATTTGCCGTTGATGAGTATGGGACTCTCATTGAAGTGTATCCTCTTGGAACTGAGATGATGCCAGGAAAAGGCGATGAACCGATACAATACCAAAACCAAAATCTCTCAAACCCATTGATTGCGACTCACGCTGCTATCTCAATACCCCTTAACCAGTCGCAAATCGAGTCTATTGCTAAGCGTGAAGAGTGGCGGTGCTTGAGGTGTAATCGCGGTTACTTCGAGATAATTGAGTTTTGGGTTGAAAATGCCGTGTTGCTCGAACTAGCACCTCCGGAGTTAGCACAACAATACATTACCGCTTTAGCACCAGAGAAATTAGCCGCATATTTTGCTCAAAGAAATTCTTAGTTAGTTATCATTCAAAAGGTTTCAATTATCGGTTTGAATTGTGAGTTATTTGATACCCGATCGCATCGCCTCACAACTCCCAATCCAGTGTAAAACTCTCCTCACCATCAACGGATTCAAATTGGGGGTCATGTGGGGTATTAATTGGCTGATCCATAGTAGACTTATTTTGTTCTCTGGGGGTTGATTGGGGGTTAACTACTACAGAATGTACTGGTAACACACCCTGCTTAAACGCAAAGTAGCAATCCACAATAAAGTAAAGCGTTTCAAGGTAACTTTTACCCAATCGTTGCGATTCTGCAAAGATGCGCTCGCGGTAACTATCTTTGATTCTAACTTTTTCCGGAGTTTTGTCTTGCTGAGAAACCATACTAAAATAATTCGTAATTCCTAAACTTCGTTAGTAGAGGAAGAGGTAACAATGGTTTTAGCCATTTGTAAGAGTCCATAAGAATTAGCCTCTACTGGGTTACTTAAAAGCAGGGGCTGTCTTACCGTATGAGCCGATGGCACAGAGGATTTTTTTGTATAAAATCTTACATTGCTTCCTTCTGCCCTCTGCCTTTCTGCGGTAATTTCCGCTCTTCTTGGCTTACGTCCACCTCAACATAATTGCTTCTCGGTCGAGTCCTGAATTCTTTTCTCCACGTTCAAAGTGCATTTTGTCCCACACTAAATAAATTTCTTCCCATTCAGCATCAGTCGGTGGCTGGTCTTTGGTAGTCAGTTCAAGAAACCGAGTTAGATGACGATAACGAGGCTTATCCTTAAACAAAGCGATTAAATTCCGATCCAAAACTGGGTCGAATCCTTTAGCTAGACAAGCAACATACTCGGTATCAAGCATACCAAGGTCTTGAATTTGGTCGTCCATAATTATTTAGAGAATGCAGTATATTAACTTTACATTATCGTCATGACTTCATGACAGCTTATCAATCTCTGCCTTCATGACAGCTTATCAATCTCCGCTAACTTTTCTACAAGGAGACTCCGCAACTCTTGCAGTTGTTCTTCACTGACATCAGCCAGGGATTCAGTTGAAAGTTCTCGTACTTTTTGAATGACTGTCTTAACCTTATTTGATTCCGTCTTCTCCTGCTTGAAATACTTAGCCTTGATTTGTTTAATCAGTTTGCGGGTTTCCGGTACTGTTAAATTTTCTTTTAGCACCCGTTCTGTTGCTTTGACGCGTTCCTTGTTTGCTTGCAATACCACTCGACCAAGTTATGCTGACCGTTTGGCTAGTCGTTTACAAGCAGAAGAACTTGAGACTGTAGAGCAACTCTTTATCCAACACTTACTCAACCAAACAGTCACCTGGGAAAGTACCATTAAGCGTGCATCTAGTACTATGGACACTTTATCCAATTGTATGGATTCTCAGTCCAGAAGGCTTCAGCGCTTTTGGTCAAGGTTTAGAGACAATGTTTTACACGCTATTAGATATTGCCTCTAAAGTTGGTTTTGGTTTTCTGTCTTTAAACACTCTGCATACTTTAGAACAGGCAAGAGAACCAGCAAAAGAATCACAACTGTCATACTAAACTATGAATTAATATCTACAATTACCAATTTCACTCCTGCATAAGTCAATTGAACGCACCCCCAACCAAATAAGAGCGATTATGGTTGGGGATTCTTACGCTATGAAGACAAGCTCCACAACGTCAAGAGCGTTATCGGCGTCCGCGATTTATTCGTTGAATTTCTATCTACGAATACAAAGCGAGAAGGTACTATCACCTATTAATAAATAATACCAATATCTGGCGGCAATGTTATATGAGGCTGAAAGGTCTGCATTGTAAAATTTGCCATTAGAGAACTTAGCAATAGAATAATTGGTTTTATTGCGCTTGACTTTCCCACTGCCATCATAAGCATAAGCCGAAGTGTATTCTAGGATTGACAGCTTTCACAATCCCTCCCAACTCTGACCATCTCTGGGTTAATGTCTCCACTATTTTCCGGTGACACCACAGATGGAATTTTTGTTTAGTTAAGGATTTTTTGCGGCCTGCCTTAGCTTTCCAACCCTCAAGGTTTTCGATAACAATCACCTGAACACCGTGCAAATTGGCAAATTCTAAAATCCTCTGACTAACCTTCCTCGCTATCTCTAAATTAATGTTTGAAGATTTGCGATACATCCCCTGACAAAAACCTTTGGGGAGTTTTTTATCTTGACCAATTCTTGCAGCTGTCTGTTTAGCTTTGTGAGCTATCATCATACGTCGTTGGTTGCGTCGGTCTATGTCTCTAGCTGGATTGATAAACCCTCTCGCTTTTACAGTACCATCACGACCAACGATTGAACAAGTGGCGGCATTATTTATACCTAAATCCACACCACAAACGTCATCCGAGTCCTCCTTATTCACTTTGACAATTTTGACAGGCATCGATAACTGACAAGTCTTTTTGTTCGCTACTTTGTGAAGTGGAGCCGAAATTTCTCTGCTGCATATTGACTTGCCGAAATCGTCTGTTTCCAACCATAATCTGTCTTTCGACAGAGCGATTTGCGCGCTTAGTTGTCTGATTCTAAAAGCTTGCCGAGGGCTTCAACTGACTGACGCCAGCCGCTTTCCATTCCGCTTGCGACCATGCCGTCACGGTCTTCTTGGCTCATCGCGGTGCTATGTGTATGAATCTCAG
This genomic interval from Scytonema hofmannii PCC 7110 contains the following:
- a CDS encoding PspA/IM30 family protein — its product is MRYLNGLVLAGTGFSIGMAHVVSAGAVVGLGVYGLSRFLDNPDTLNKIKCSIQQSIDSTTVNVKQLELQYKQAENEIQAWYRVAVLAMKKECLDLARSALNRKYIYQQTANSLKNQIEQLIKVINNLNHDLMEIERLASNFL
- the psb34 gene encoding photosystem II assembly protein Psb34, translating into MYTTVNEDGVLNNYPTETKMQFAEYPAIWEQRQYVIQGVFATLLVTTLVLVAFAAG
- a CDS encoding bacteriorhodopsin, encoding MHLVLWTLYPIVWILSPEGFSAFGQGLETMFYTLLDIASKVGFGFLSLNTLHTLEQAREPAKESQLSY
- a CDS encoding IS200/IS605 family accessory protein TnpB-related protein; amino-acid sequence: MPVKIVKVNKEDSDDVCGVDLGINNAATCSIVGRDGTVKARGFINPARDIDRRNQRRMMIAHKAKQTAARIGQDKKLPKGFCQGMYRKSSNINLEIARKVSQRILEFANLHGVQVIVIENLEGWKAKAGRKKSLTKQKFHLWCHRKIVETLTQRWSELGGIVKAVNPRIHFGLCL